CAGGTCAGGGCTGCGGCGAGGCCGAGGAAGGCGAGGAAGTGGCTGCCCTTTCGCTCATACCGGACGGTGAGGCGGCGGTAGCCGAAGAGCCAGGAGATCGACCGCTCGATCTTCCACCGGTGTCGGCCGAGGCGCTCGCCGGACTCGATGCCGGGACGGGCGATGCGTGGGACGAGGTTCCGGGCGCGGAGCCAGCGCAGGTGTTCCGCGGAGTAGTACGCCTTGTCCGCGCGGATCTTCACGGGCCGTCTCCGACGGGGCCCGCGCCGGGAGCGGACGGCGGGTATGCCGAGGATCAGCGGCTTGAACGCCTGGCTGTCGTGCAGGTTCGCACCCGAGACCGCCACGGCCAGCGGCAGGCCCTGGGCCTCGGACAGCACGTGCAGTTTGCTGCCCTTCTTGCCGCGATCGACCGGATTCGGCCCGGTCAGCGAGCCCCCCTTTTCGCCCGCACCGACGCCGCATCGACGATCGCGGAGGTCCAGTCGAGCTCACCCCTGGCGCCGAGTTCATCCAGCACCGCCCGGTGCAATCGGCGCCACAACCCGGCCTCGGTCCACGCGGTGAACCGG
This sequence is a window from Streptomyces sp. NBC_01217. Protein-coding genes within it:
- a CDS encoding IS5 family transposase (programmed frameshift), whose protein sequence is MSADLSQRLVPDGLWELVAPLLPSFSSRPQGGGTAPLNERAVFTAVVYVLTSGCAWRHLPETFGVSPATAHRRFTAWTEAGLWRRLHRAVLDELGARGELDWTSAIVDAASVRAKRGSLTGPNPVDRGKKGSKLHVLSEAQGLPLAVAVSGANLHDSQAFKPLILGIPAVRSRRGPRRRRPVKIRADKAYYSAEHLRWLRARNLVPRIARPGIESGERLGRHRWKIERSISWLFGYRRLTVRYERKGSHFLAFLGLAAALTCYKRLAKITT